A window from Candidatus Rokuibacteriota bacterium encodes these proteins:
- a CDS encoding ABC transporter permease, producing the protein MLGGAAVASNRPPETLAADAWRRFRRHRLAMFGAVMLGIMVLAVLVGPLIYRAPINEIDFKAKLKTPSWAHPMGTDDLGQDVLARMLYGGRISLAVGIAAMLIAVTVGTAVGAVSGQSGGTVDNALMRVTDLFLALPQLPLLLLIVYLFRDVLKKALGPEAGVFILIVAVIGGLRWMPVARLVRAQFLSLREKEFVEAARSLGARPLRQMVRHILPNALGPVIVAGSLDVAAAILAESTLSFLGLGFPPDIPTWGRILFDAKDNLDFAPHWAMFPGTAIFLTVLSINYLGDGLRDALDPRKVL; encoded by the coding sequence GTGCTCGGCGGCGCGGCCGTCGCCTCTAACCGGCCCCCGGAAACCCTCGCCGCCGACGCTTGGCGGCGCTTCCGGCGTCACCGGCTCGCGATGTTCGGCGCGGTCATGCTCGGCATCATGGTCCTGGCGGTGCTCGTGGGGCCCCTCATCTACCGCGCGCCCATCAACGAGATCGACTTCAAGGCCAAGCTCAAGACGCCCTCGTGGGCGCACCCGATGGGCACGGACGACCTGGGGCAGGACGTGCTGGCGCGCATGCTCTACGGCGGGAGGATCTCGCTCGCCGTGGGGATAGCGGCGATGCTCATCGCGGTGACAGTCGGCACGGCCGTCGGCGCCGTCTCGGGCCAGTCGGGCGGCACCGTGGACAACGCACTCATGCGTGTTACGGATCTCTTCCTGGCGCTTCCTCAGCTGCCCCTCCTGCTGCTGATCGTCTACCTCTTCCGCGATGTGCTAAAAAAGGCGCTCGGGCCCGAGGCAGGGGTGTTCATCCTGATCGTTGCCGTCATCGGGGGGCTCCGCTGGATGCCCGTGGCGCGGCTCGTCCGGGCCCAGTTCCTGTCGCTGCGCGAGAAGGAGTTCGTCGAGGCCGCGCGCAGCCTGGGCGCCCGGCCGCTCCGCCAGATGGTCCGCCACATCCTGCCCAACGCGCTCGGCCCCGTGATCGTCGCGGGCTCGCTCGACGTGGCGGCGGCCATCCTGGCCGAGTCCACGCTGTCCTTCCTGGGCCTGGGCTTCCCGCCCGACATCCCGACCTGGGGACGCATCCTCTTCGACGCCAAGGACAACCTCGACTTCGCCCCGCACTGGGCGATGTTCCCCGGCACCGCGATCTTCCTCACCGTGCTCAGCATCAATTACCTGGGCGACGGCCTGCGCGACGCCCTCGATCCCCGGAAGGTTCTCTAG
- a CDS encoding ABC transporter permease, with the protein MSKYFVRRLLISIPALLGISLVLFTVLALAPGDPFEELATNPNVPAEVRANLRTQFGLDDPIPVRYVRWVTAMIKGDWGFSFTSRVDVSTLIMQRLPTTLFVLGTAQLLGLLVALPIGIYSAVRPYSIFDQIATTFAFIGFSLPTFFTGLLFILLFSIYLDWLPFIYRADLAATGWRWVWEMARQAIMPIAVLGLFQGAAMTRFVRSAVLEVVRLDYVNTARSKGLSEKVTILKHVVRNALIPVVTLVALQIPGVFTGAVITEEIFRVPGIGSLLISAIRSNDTPVIMSITFVFSVLVVLFNLIADLVYGWLDPRISYR; encoded by the coding sequence TCCTGATCTCGATCCCCGCGCTGCTCGGCATCAGCCTCGTCCTCTTCACCGTGCTGGCACTGGCGCCGGGCGATCCCTTCGAGGAGCTCGCCACCAACCCCAACGTCCCCGCCGAGGTGCGCGCGAACCTCCGTACCCAGTTCGGCCTCGACGACCCGATCCCCGTGCGCTACGTCCGCTGGGTCACGGCCATGATCAAGGGCGACTGGGGCTTCTCCTTCACGAGCCGCGTCGACGTGTCCACCCTCATCATGCAGCGCCTGCCGACGACGCTCTTCGTGTTGGGGACGGCGCAGCTCCTCGGGCTCCTGGTGGCGCTGCCGATCGGCATCTACTCGGCGGTGCGCCCGTACTCCATCTTCGACCAGATCGCGACCACCTTTGCCTTCATCGGCTTCTCGCTCCCGACGTTCTTCACGGGGCTCCTGTTCATCCTCCTCTTCAGCATCTACCTCGACTGGCTGCCCTTCATCTACCGGGCCGACCTCGCGGCCACGGGGTGGCGCTGGGTATGGGAGATGGCGCGGCAGGCCATCATGCCGATCGCGGTGCTGGGGCTCTTCCAGGGGGCAGCGATGACGCGCTTCGTGCGCTCGGCCGTCCTCGAGGTCGTCCGGCTCGACTACGTCAACACCGCCCGCTCGAAGGGGCTGTCGGAGAAGGTCACCATCCTCAAGCACGTGGTCCGGAACGCGCTCATCCCGGTCGTGACCCTGGTGGCGCTCCAAATCCCCGGCGTCTTTACCGGCGCGGTCATTACCGAGGAGATCTTTCGCGTGCCCGGCATCGGCTCGCTCCTGATCAGCGCCATCCGCTCCAACGACACGCCGGTGATCATGTCGATCACGTTCGTCTTCTCGGTGCTTGTCGTGCTCTTCAACCTGATCGCGGACCTGGTCTACGGCTGGCTCGATCCGCGGATCTCGTACAGGTAA